A genomic region of Halomonas aestuarii contains the following coding sequences:
- a CDS encoding penicillin-binding protein activator, which translates to MKISLRGPLAAALTALLLAGCSFQPGVIERQADVDPQRLLQQAEQQEPGQAALSRLEAADILARQGRRPQALEVAKEIDDSRLERQARVRWALLLSDLGETEGDPWAVIQAGQLLDEVELPREASLTVRERLGMALAEVDEPLAAARALIRVQGETDREDLNDPIWAQLSRLDSRELAALREGGDDLTLGWVALTELVRTSGSDIQRLFARLEDWRGSHRGHPAARRLPGEITALGELRGQRVDHIAVFLPESGPLAGIAKAMRQGIRTHHLEGVDSGARLSFFDSSAVDLDALYREAAALGAQVVVGPLDKDAVSRLEQRDRVPMPTLALNYGRGDRNQAKGLFQYGLSAEDEARQAAQRAWTDGHRLASLMVPDNDWGRRVGEAFWDTWRDLGGDVASAVRYDPRAPATESAKRAATNPQPDMLFLLALPEYARQVPPNLDYIDSGDLPIYATSHLFAGQLQPRLDGDLDDVLFVDIPWQIPDASVGGVEALPFLDSYRQLREESDSTMFRVMAMGVDAYELALRMPQLQAISGTELFGATGTLSAGEDGRIHRRLPWARFVNGVPQPVLIPGVFGDERAP; encoded by the coding sequence ATGAAGATCTCGTTACGCGGCCCGCTGGCCGCCGCGCTCACCGCGCTGCTTCTCGCGGGTTGCAGTTTCCAGCCGGGTGTCATCGAACGACAGGCCGATGTGGATCCGCAGCGCCTGCTTCAGCAGGCCGAACAGCAAGAGCCGGGGCAGGCGGCCCTGTCCCGCCTGGAGGCGGCCGACATCCTAGCACGCCAGGGCCGTCGCCCCCAGGCGCTGGAGGTCGCCAAGGAAATCGACGACAGCCGGCTGGAACGCCAGGCCCGAGTGCGCTGGGCGCTGCTGCTCTCCGACCTGGGCGAGACCGAGGGGGATCCCTGGGCGGTCATCCAGGCCGGCCAGCTACTCGACGAGGTCGAGCTACCCCGCGAGGCGTCCCTGACCGTGCGGGAACGCCTGGGCATGGCGCTCGCCGAGGTCGACGAGCCCCTCGCGGCCGCCCGGGCGCTGATCCGCGTCCAGGGCGAGACCGATCGCGAGGACCTGAACGACCCGATCTGGGCCCAGCTTTCCCGGCTGGACAGCCGCGAGCTGGCCGCGCTGCGCGAGGGAGGCGACGACCTGACCCTGGGCTGGGTCGCCCTCACCGAGCTGGTGCGCACCAGCGGCAGCGACATCCAGCGTCTCTTCGCCCGCCTCGAGGACTGGCGCGGAAGCCATCGCGGCCATCCGGCGGCCCGTCGGCTCCCCGGCGAGATCACGGCCCTTGGGGAGCTGCGCGGACAGCGCGTGGATCACATCGCGGTCTTCCTGCCGGAGTCCGGGCCGCTCGCCGGCATCGCCAAGGCGATGCGCCAGGGCATCCGCACCCATCACCTGGAGGGCGTCGACAGCGGCGCCCGCCTGAGCTTCTTCGACAGCAGTGCCGTCGACCTGGATGCCCTCTACCGCGAGGCCGCCGCCCTGGGTGCCCAGGTGGTGGTCGGGCCGCTGGACAAGGACGCCGTCAGCCGACTCGAGCAGCGTGATCGTGTCCCGATGCCGACCCTGGCGCTCAACTACGGGCGAGGCGACCGCAACCAGGCCAAGGGGCTCTTCCAGTATGGCCTCTCCGCCGAGGACGAGGCCCGGCAGGCCGCCCAGCGCGCCTGGACCGACGGCCACCGCCTGGCCTCCCTGATGGTGCCGGACAACGACTGGGGACGCCGCGTCGGCGAGGCCTTCTGGGACACCTGGCGCGACCTCGGCGGCGACGTCGCCAGTGCGGTCCGCTACGATCCCCGGGCGCCTGCCACCGAGAGCGCGAAGCGGGCCGCCACCAACCCGCAGCCGGATATGCTGTTCCTGCTGGCACTGCCCGAATACGCCCGCCAGGTGCCGCCCAACCTGGACTATATCGATAGCGGCGACCTGCCGATCTACGCGACCTCCCACCTCTTCGCCGGCCAGCTGCAGCCGCGCCTGGACGGAGACCTGGACGACGTGCTGTTCGTCGACATCCCCTGGCAGATCCCCGACGCGTCCGTGGGCGGCGTGGAGGCCCTGCCCTTCCTCGACAGCTACCGCCAGCTGCGCGAGGAGTCGGACTCCACGATGTTCCGCGTGATGGCCATGGGCGTGGATGCCTACGAGCTGGCCCTGCGCATGCCGCAGCTTCAGGCCATCAGCGGCACCGAGCTGTTCGGCGCCACCGGCACCCTGAGCGCGGGGGAGGACGGCCGCATCCATCGCCGCCTGCCCTGGGCGCGCTTCGTCAATGGCGTGCCCCAGCCGGTGCTGATCCCGGGCGTGTTCGGCGATGAACGGGCCCCGTGA
- a CDS encoding YraN family protein, which produces MNGPRDARARGGAIEQLAARWLTSRGLALEASNQHAKGGEIDLVMRDGEVLVFVEVRHRADSRHGHPLETITATKQRRLIRAARFYLQRNGLSCPCRFDVLAVTGTPPEFEIDWVANAFEAP; this is translated from the coding sequence ATGAACGGGCCCCGTGACGCCCGGGCCCGCGGCGGCGCCATCGAGCAGCTCGCGGCCCGCTGGCTGACCTCCCGCGGGCTGGCGCTCGAGGCCAGCAACCAGCACGCCAAGGGCGGCGAGATCGACCTGGTGATGCGCGACGGCGAGGTCCTGGTGTTCGTCGAGGTCCGCCATCGCGCCGACAGCCGCCACGGCCACCCCCTCGAAACCATCACCGCCACCAAGCAGCGCCGCCTGATCCGGGCGGCGCGTTTTTATCTCCAGCGCAACGGGCTATCATGTCCCTGCCGCTTCGATGTGCTGGCCGTCACCGGCACGCCCCCCGAGTTCGAGATCGACTGGGTCGCGAATGCCTTCGAAGCGCCCTGA
- a CDS encoding phosphoheptose isomerase, with translation MDFQQRILGHFNASIDTKTYASEVLPPFIEVASQMMVQCLVNEGKILACGNGGSAGDSQHFSSELLNRFERERPSLPALALTTDTSTLTSIANDYSYNEVFSKQIRALGQPGDILLAISTSGNSANVIQAIQAAHDRDMTVIALTGRDGGDMASLLGQDDCEIRVPATSTARIQEVHLLAIHCLCDLIDEQLFGTSE, from the coding sequence ATGGATTTCCAGCAGCGCATACTCGGCCACTTCAATGCCAGCATCGACACCAAGACCTATGCCAGCGAGGTGCTCCCGCCCTTCATCGAGGTCGCCAGCCAGATGATGGTCCAGTGCCTGGTGAACGAGGGCAAGATCCTGGCCTGCGGCAACGGCGGCAGCGCCGGCGACAGCCAGCACTTCTCCTCGGAACTGCTCAACCGCTTCGAGCGTGAGCGCCCCAGCCTGCCGGCCCTGGCCCTGACCACCGACACCTCCACGCTGACCTCCATCGCCAACGACTACAGCTACAACGAGGTCTTCTCCAAGCAGATCCGCGCCCTGGGCCAGCCCGGCGACATCCTGCTGGCCATCTCCACCAGCGGGAACTCCGCCAACGTCATCCAGGCCATCCAGGCCGCCCATGACCGGGACATGACGGTGATCGCCCTGACTGGCCGCGACGGGGGCGACATGGCCTCGCTGCTGGGCCAGGACGACTGCGAGATCCGGGTGCCGGCGACCTCCACGGCACGCATCCAGGAGGTCCACCTGCTGGCCATCCACTGCCTCTGCGACCTGATCGACGAACAACTCTTCGGGACAAGCGAGTAA
- a CDS encoding BON domain-containing protein — MTKTSLLTPILLTLALGVGGCTAVTGVTHPGTIEEDYGERTFGTQVEDESIETKIAHNLGQTDARLGDARINVDSFNGVVLLTGQVPSEELQQKAEQVAGQVRNVREVHNELTVAANLPASQRLADTWLRTRINTALVANQEIDSGRVQVITENSSVYLMGIVNRNEAERIVQAVAAVGGMQRIVKVFDYLD, encoded by the coding sequence ATGACCAAGACCTCCCTGCTCACGCCCATTCTGCTCACCCTCGCCCTCGGCGTCGGCGGGTGCACCGCCGTCACCGGCGTCACCCATCCCGGCACCATCGAGGAGGACTATGGGGAGCGCACCTTCGGCACCCAGGTCGAGGACGAGAGCATCGAGACCAAGATCGCCCACAACCTCGGCCAGACCGATGCCCGGCTGGGCGATGCCCGCATCAACGTCGACAGCTTCAATGGCGTGGTGCTGTTGACCGGCCAGGTGCCCAGCGAGGAACTCCAGCAGAAGGCCGAACAGGTCGCCGGCCAGGTGCGCAACGTGCGCGAGGTGCACAATGAGCTGACCGTCGCCGCCAACCTGCCTGCCAGCCAGCGCCTCGCCGATACCTGGCTGCGCACCCGTATCAACACCGCCCTGGTCGCCAACCAGGAGATCGACTCGGGCCGTGTCCAGGTCATCACCGAGAACAGCAGCGTCTACCTCATGGGCATCGTGAACCGCAACGAGGCCGAGCGCATCGTCCAGGCCGTCGCGGCCGTGGGCGGCATGCAGCGCATCGTCAAGGTATTCGACTACCTCGACTGA